The Dehalococcoidia bacterium genome has a window encoding:
- a CDS encoding transcriptional repressor: MPALEAIEGALAARGYRLTPARRAVLQAILSRAEHFTAEEVMRQTSAGRATVFRTVRLLCDMGILCRVLLEDGRLHYRLSDHRHHHHHLVCMGCGRVQDLEECAVGGLVRELARSTGYEIQGHWLEFYGRCLSCRQSDDQRGEA, translated from the coding sequence ATGCCGGCTCTGGAGGCCATCGAGGGCGCCCTGGCGGCGCGGGGATACCGGCTCACGCCGGCCCGGCGCGCAGTGTTGCAGGCCATCCTCAGCCGAGCAGAACACTTCACTGCCGAGGAGGTGATGCGCCAGACTTCCGCCGGTCGGGCCACGGTCTTCCGCACCGTCCGCCTGCTGTGCGACATGGGCATCCTCTGCCGCGTCCTGCTGGAGGACGGCCGCCTGCACTACCGGCTGTCGGATCACCGCCACCACCATCACCACCTGGTGTGCATGGGCTGTGGGCGCGTCCAGGACCTGGAGGAGTGCGCGGTGGGCGGTCTGGTGAGGGAGCTGGCCCGCAGCACCGGCTACGAGATCCAGGGGCACTGGCTGGAGTTCTACGGCCGCTGCCTCTCCTGCCGGCAGTCCGATGACCAGCGAGGTGAAGCGTGA
- a CDS encoding ROK family protein gives MTRAVYGAVDLGGTKVLSLVATDRGEVLGEDLRPTRASEGPEVVLQQVEASLRAALARAGVAQGDLQGVGIASPGPLDLERGVVVNPPNLPGWGEFPLRRLLEERLGLPVALENDATAAAIGEHVFGAGKGSRDMVFVTVGTGVGGGIICDGRPYRGKGGAAGELGHVVVLADGPPCGCGNRGCVEALASGTAIARRARELLAAGKAPGLAQLLSEGEAPTAETVHRAALGGDGDCRQLLAEAGRYLGIGLASYANALDPELVVLAGGVLRAGELFLGPARETFRALTLPQVRRGLRLEMGLLGPRAGALGMVAILGQPTTYAWMRP, from the coding sequence ATGACCCGGGCCGTCTACGGCGCCGTGGACTTGGGGGGGACCAAGGTCCTGTCCCTGGTGGCCACTGACCGGGGAGAGGTGCTGGGCGAGGACCTCCGCCCGACCCGCGCCAGCGAGGGGCCGGAGGTCGTTCTCCAGCAGGTCGAGGCGTCCCTTCGGGCTGCTCTGGCCAGGGCTGGCGTCGCTCAAGGCGACCTGCAGGGGGTGGGCATCGCCTCTCCCGGGCCCCTGGACCTGGAGCGGGGCGTGGTGGTGAACCCGCCCAACCTTCCCGGCTGGGGCGAGTTTCCCCTGCGCAGATTGCTGGAGGAGCGACTGGGGCTGCCGGTGGCCCTGGAAAACGACGCGACCGCTGCCGCCATCGGCGAGCACGTGTTCGGGGCCGGCAAGGGTTCGCGGGACATGGTCTTCGTCACCGTGGGGACTGGCGTAGGCGGAGGCATCATCTGCGACGGCAGGCCCTATCGGGGCAAGGGCGGGGCCGCCGGCGAGCTGGGACACGTGGTGGTCCTGGCCGATGGCCCGCCCTGCGGCTGCGGCAACCGCGGCTGCGTGGAGGCGCTGGCCTCGGGCACCGCCATCGCCCGACGGGCACGGGAGCTGCTGGCCGCGGGGAAGGCGCCTGGTCTGGCGCAGCTGCTGTCCGAGGGCGAGGCACCCACAGCCGAGACGGTGCACCGGGCAGCGCTGGGCGGCGATGGGGACTGCCGTCAGCTGCTGGCCGAGGCGGGGCGCTACCTGGGGATAGGCCTGGCCAGCTACGCCAATGCTCTCGATCCCGAGCTGGTGGTGCTGGCGGGTGGCGTCCTGCGCGCGGGGGAGCTGTTCCTGGGCCCGGCCAGGGAGACCTTCCGGGCCCTGACGCTTCCCCAGGTGCGACGGGGCCTGCGCCTGGAGATGGGCCTGCTGGGGCCCAGGGCGGGTGCCCTGGGCATGGTCGCCATACTGGGGCAGCCCACCACCTACGCCTGGATGCGCCCCTGA
- a CDS encoding metal ABC transporter ATP-binding protein yields MAQPETMALEVRDLWTGYDGGPVLEGVTFSIERGCLAGLVGPNGSGKSTLLRAILGLQKPWRGQVLAFGARPDRRRLGYMPQTEAVDWAFPITVFEVALMGRYGLLGPLRRPGRRDRQVAWQALERVGMADKARRCIRELSGGEQRRTLIARALAQEADLLLLDEPFAGLDAPVQHDLLHLFQELASEGKTLLVATHDLSCVATHFDHAVFLNRRVIAFGRLDEVLREDVLRETYRRHLLLIREEGRVYADHP; encoded by the coding sequence ATGGCCCAGCCGGAGACGATGGCCCTGGAGGTCCGTGACCTCTGGACCGGCTACGACGGTGGCCCGGTCCTGGAGGGGGTCACCTTCAGCATCGAGAGGGGCTGCCTCGCGGGCCTCGTGGGCCCTAACGGGTCCGGCAAGAGCACCCTTCTGCGGGCCATCCTCGGGCTGCAGAAGCCCTGGCGGGGGCAGGTGCTGGCCTTCGGCGCCCGCCCCGACCGGCGCCGCCTGGGCTACATGCCTCAGACGGAGGCAGTGGACTGGGCCTTTCCCATCACCGTTTTCGAGGTAGCCCTCATGGGGCGCTATGGACTGCTGGGCCCCTTGCGCCGACCCGGCCGCCGCGATCGTCAGGTGGCCTGGCAGGCCCTGGAAAGGGTGGGAATGGCCGACAAGGCCCGCCGCTGCATACGCGAGTTGTCGGGCGGCGAGCAGCGAAGGACCCTCATCGCCCGCGCTCTGGCCCAGGAAGCGGACCTGTTGCTGCTGGACGAGCCTTTCGCCGGGCTGGATGCCCCCGTCCAGCACGACCTTCTGCACCTGTTCCAAGAGCTGGCCTCCGAGGGGAAGACGCTGCTGGTGGCGACCCACGACCTGAGCTGCGTCGCCACCCACTTCGACCACGCCGTCTTCCTCAACCGGCGTGTCATCGCCTTCGGCCGTCTGGACGAAGTGCTGCGGGAGGACGTCCTGCGGGAGACGTATCGCCGGCACCTGCTGCTGATCCGCGAGGAAGGGAGGGTGTATGCTGACCATCCTTGA
- a CDS encoding TldD/PmbA family protein, which produces MLPLSELERAAREALSFLMAQEDVEEAEVFVSANGILHARLNYTSHIPSNGVEEPKSIENFGVGVQVVFKAGEGEVRRIGFGSEPSDISLEGVRSALEKARRAAVADPEFVSLPRPTGEERRLRDYHDPRVMELADADLVEAGWRVVRAGLRAFRSAEALAALGRSPEELALILGGDVTLLQERVALCSSAMPQVQTDESTLIMSFITAMVESEGGKGSGYDATTHLDRFTGEAGREAAENAVRAMGGVRVPGGAYRVVLGRQAVMDILENLVLPGLSLGTFYAAASPFLGQLGKQVASPKFTLVDDGAAQGLAGSKGITCEGLPTGRTELIRDGVLVGLLCNWYESQRILRDPRAREKLGVDPQEWRHALVPRNGFRFARGGGRHFDAQPGIYPTNVLIPGDVESREDLLRLVGDGLYIGRIWYTYPVNGLRAGDFTATVIGDSFVIRDGRLAEPIKPNTLRINDNVRRVLQGVLGVTREARPTLVWAADEIVYAPEIAVESLELQSIAEYMESAY; this is translated from the coding sequence ATGTTGCCCCTGTCGGAGCTGGAGAGGGCAGCGCGAGAAGCCCTTTCCTTCCTCATGGCCCAGGAAGACGTGGAGGAGGCCGAGGTCTTCGTCTCGGCCAACGGCATCCTCCACGCGCGGCTCAACTACACATCCCACATCCCCAGCAACGGCGTCGAGGAGCCCAAGTCCATCGAGAACTTCGGGGTGGGCGTCCAGGTCGTCTTCAAGGCCGGGGAGGGAGAGGTGCGCCGCATAGGCTTCGGCTCCGAGCCATCGGACATATCGCTGGAGGGGGTGCGCTCCGCCCTGGAGAAGGCCCGTCGTGCTGCCGTGGCCGACCCGGAATTCGTCAGCCTGCCCAGGCCCACCGGCGAGGAGCGTCGTCTGCGGGACTACCACGACCCCCGCGTTATGGAGCTGGCCGATGCCGACCTGGTAGAGGCCGGCTGGCGGGTGGTGCGGGCCGGCCTGAGGGCCTTCCGCAGCGCCGAGGCCCTGGCCGCCCTGGGCCGCTCCCCGGAGGAGCTGGCCCTCATCCTGGGGGGCGACGTCACCCTGTTGCAGGAGCGAGTGGCCCTCTGCTCCAGCGCCATGCCCCAGGTGCAGACGGACGAGTCCACCCTGATCATGTCCTTCATCACCGCCATGGTGGAGTCGGAAGGAGGCAAAGGCTCCGGCTATGACGCCACTACCCACCTGGATCGCTTCACCGGCGAGGCTGGACGCGAGGCGGCCGAGAACGCCGTGCGGGCCATGGGAGGCGTGAGGGTTCCCGGCGGGGCTTACCGCGTCGTCCTGGGGCGCCAGGCGGTGATGGACATCCTGGAGAACCTGGTGCTGCCGGGCCTCTCCCTGGGAACCTTCTACGCCGCCGCCAGCCCCTTCCTGGGGCAACTGGGCAAGCAGGTGGCCTCCCCCAAGTTCACGCTGGTGGACGACGGCGCCGCCCAGGGCCTGGCCGGGTCCAAGGGCATCACCTGCGAGGGGCTACCCACCGGCCGCACCGAGCTGATAAGGGACGGAGTGCTGGTGGGGCTGCTCTGCAACTGGTACGAGTCGCAGCGCATCCTGCGCGACCCCCGTGCCCGCGAGAAGCTGGGGGTGGACCCGCAGGAATGGCGCCATGCCCTGGTGCCCAGGAACGGCTTTCGCTTCGCCCGCGGGGGCGGGCGCCACTTCGACGCCCAGCCGGGCATCTATCCCACCAACGTCCTCATCCCTGGCGACGTGGAGTCCAGGGAGGACCTGCTGCGGCTGGTGGGCGACGGCCTCTACATCGGTCGCATCTGGTATACCTACCCCGTGAACGGCCTGCGGGCCGGCGACTTCACCGCCACCGTCATCGGCGACTCCTTCGTCATCCGCGACGGTCGGCTGGCGGAGCCCATCAAGCCCAACACCCTGCGCATCAACGACAATGTGCGTCGGGTGCTGCAGGGGGTGCTGGGGGTCACCAGGGAGGCGCGCCCGACCCTGGTCTGGGCCGCCGACGAGATCGTGTACGCCCCCGAAATAGCGGTGGAGTCGCTGGAGCTTCAGTCCATCGCCGAATACATGGAAAGCGCCTACTAG
- the groL gene encoding chaperonin GroEL (60 kDa chaperone family; promotes refolding of misfolded polypeptides especially under stressful conditions; forms two stacked rings of heptamers to form a barrel-shaped 14mer; ends can be capped by GroES; misfolded proteins enter the barrel where they are refolded when GroES binds) — protein sequence MAKQLLFDEAARFALKNGIDALADAVKITLGPKGRNVVLEKKFGSPVITNDGVTIAKEIELEDPFENIGAQLAKEVASKTNDIAGDGTTTATVLAQAIVHEGLKNVAAGANPMALKRGIEKAAQVVVEELKKQAIPVTTRQQMAQVAAISANNDPEIGELIGEVMEKVGKDGVITVEESKGIKTEVEYVQGFQFDRGYISPYFITNPERMECVIEDPYIFITDKKLSSVNDILPALEKVLQTGSKNVLIICDDLEGEALATLVVNKLRGTLNACAVKAPGFGDRRKDNLGDIATVTGGQVISEELGRRLDSVQVSDLGRARKVVVTKEETTIIEGRGEPEKIQERIRSVKAALEEATSDWDREKLQERLGKLSGSVAVIKVGAATEVEMKEKKHRVEDAVQATRAAVEEGILPGGGVALVAAQAALDNLKLEEADEQTGVAILRRALEEPLRRIAINAGQDGSVIVEKVRSLPKGHGYDAAKDEFGDMVQRGIIDPLKVTRSALENAVSIAAMVLTTNCLVAELPEKKEKERVPEY from the coding sequence ATGGCCAAGCAGCTCCTGTTCGATGAGGCAGCGCGCTTCGCCCTCAAGAACGGCATCGACGCCCTGGCCGATGCCGTGAAGATAACCCTCGGCCCCAAGGGCCGCAACGTGGTGCTGGAGAAGAAGTTCGGGTCCCCCGTCATCACCAACGACGGCGTCACCATCGCCAAGGAGATAGAGCTGGAGGACCCCTTCGAGAACATCGGCGCCCAGTTGGCCAAGGAGGTGGCCTCCAAGACCAACGACATCGCCGGCGACGGCACCACCACCGCCACGGTGCTGGCCCAGGCCATCGTCCATGAGGGTCTCAAGAACGTGGCTGCCGGCGCCAACCCCATGGCCCTCAAGCGGGGCATCGAGAAGGCCGCCCAGGTGGTGGTGGAGGAGCTGAAGAAGCAGGCCATCCCCGTCACCACCCGCCAGCAGATGGCCCAGGTGGCGGCCATCTCGGCCAACAACGACCCCGAGATCGGCGAGCTCATCGGCGAAGTGATGGAAAAGGTCGGGAAGGACGGGGTCATCACCGTCGAAGAGTCCAAGGGCATCAAGACCGAGGTCGAATACGTCCAGGGCTTCCAGTTCGACCGCGGCTACATCAGCCCCTACTTCATCACCAACCCCGAACGGATGGAGTGCGTCATCGAGGACCCCTACATCTTCATCACCGACAAGAAGCTGTCCTCGGTGAACGACATCCTGCCCGCCCTGGAGAAGGTGCTGCAGACGGGTTCCAAGAACGTCCTGATCATCTGTGACGACCTGGAGGGGGAGGCCCTGGCCACTCTGGTGGTCAACAAGCTGCGGGGCACCCTCAACGCCTGCGCTGTCAAGGCCCCCGGCTTCGGTGACCGGCGCAAGGACAACCTGGGCGACATCGCCACCGTCACCGGCGGCCAGGTCATCAGCGAGGAGCTGGGCCGGCGCCTGGACTCGGTGCAGGTGTCGGACCTGGGCCGTGCCCGCAAGGTGGTGGTGACCAAGGAGGAGACCACCATCATCGAGGGCAGGGGCGAACCCGAGAAGATCCAGGAGCGCATTCGCTCCGTCAAGGCGGCCCTGGAGGAGGCCACCTCCGACTGGGACCGCGAGAAGCTGCAGGAGCGGCTGGGCAAGCTCTCGGGCAGCGTGGCCGTCATCAAGGTGGGGGCGGCCACCGAGGTGGAGATGAAGGAGAAGAAGCACCGGGTGGAGGACGCGGTGCAGGCCACCCGCGCCGCCGTGGAGGAGGGGATCCTGCCCGGCGGTGGCGTGGCCCTCGTCGCCGCCCAGGCTGCCCTCGATAACCTCAAGCTGGAGGAGGCCGACGAGCAGACGGGTGTGGCCATCCTGCGCCGCGCCCTGGAGGAGCCCCTGCGCCGCATAGCCATCAACGCCGGGCAGGACGGGTCCGTCATCGTCGAGAAGGTGCGCTCCCTGCCCAAGGGCCACGGCTACGACGCCGCCAAGGACGAGTTCGGCGACATGGTGCAGCGGGGCATTATCGACCCCCTGAAGGTGACCCGCTCCGCCCTGGAGAACGCGGTCAGCATCGCCGCCATGGTCCTGACCACCAACTGCCTGGTGGCGGAGCTGCCGGAGAAGAAGGAGAAGGAGCGGGTCCCCGAGTACTAG
- a CDS encoding metal ABC transporter substrate-binding protein: MILGITCALLLLAACAGEEDDRPLVLATTPVLADLAVQVAGEALRVQSIMPADADPHTFDITPSLARHIGQARIIFANGFGLEGALLAAVTANKAPDARVIELGPQAVQRLGLEVSAVEGHDHEEEGHDSHGPEGDPHLWLDPTLAVQYIDIMAEEMAALDPANADGYRQRARDYVQQLRALDDEIERQLQQVPPGRRKLVTSHAAFHWLARRYGLEEVGYLVTTPEAEPGAGQVAALRQLLQQEGVPAVFTEPQLEGPDRLLARLAQDLGLRVCTLYSDAFDERVRSYLDMMRHNGRELARCLGGT; the protein is encoded by the coding sequence TTGATACTAGGTATCACCTGTGCCCTCCTGCTGCTGGCCGCCTGCGCCGGCGAGGAGGACGACCGACCCCTGGTGCTGGCCACCACCCCTGTCCTGGCCGACCTGGCCGTGCAGGTGGCGGGCGAGGCCCTGCGCGTCCAGTCCATCATGCCGGCCGATGCCGATCCTCACACCTTCGACATCACTCCCTCCCTCGCCCGTCACATCGGCCAGGCCCGTATCATCTTCGCCAACGGCTTCGGGCTGGAAGGCGCGCTCCTGGCAGCGGTGACGGCCAACAAGGCCCCGGACGCGAGGGTGATAGAGCTGGGGCCGCAGGCCGTCCAGCGGCTGGGACTGGAAGTATCGGCGGTCGAGGGGCATGACCACGAGGAGGAGGGCCACGACAGCCACGGCCCCGAGGGCGACCCCCATCTGTGGCTCGACCCAACGCTGGCCGTCCAGTATATCGACATCATGGCCGAGGAGATGGCCGCCCTGGACCCCGCCAACGCCGATGGCTATCGCCAGAGGGCACGGGACTACGTCCAGCAATTGCGCGCCCTGGACGACGAGATAGAGCGCCAGCTACAGCAGGTGCCGCCGGGGAGGCGCAAGCTGGTCACCAGCCACGCTGCCTTCCACTGGCTGGCCCGTCGTTACGGCCTGGAGGAAGTGGGGTACCTGGTGACCACTCCCGAAGCCGAGCCGGGGGCCGGCCAGGTAGCCGCCCTGCGCCAGCTCCTGCAGCAGGAGGGGGTTCCGGCCGTCTTCACCGAGCCCCAGCTGGAAGGGCCCGACCGGCTCCTGGCCCGCCTGGCCCAGGACCTGGGTCTGCGGGTGTGCACCCTTTACTCCGACGCTTTCGACGAGCGGGTGCGTTCCTACCTGGACATGATGCGGCATAATGGTCGGGAGCTGGCCCGCTGCCTGGGAGGGACGTGA
- a CDS encoding metal ABC transporter permease, giving the protein MLTILDPLWEPWTLEFMQRALAAACLASVVAAVVGCYVVLRGMAFLGDAIPHATFSGVAAAFLLGGNLYVGGTLAALATALLIGLLGRRGVLKHDTAVGTVFVAAFALGVLLASRRSTYTVDLFAFVFGNVLAVGWEDVWLMAAVGGLVLALVFLFWKELLIVSYDPTMASALGVPVELAQMGMLALVALTTVIALKAVGIVLVVALLVTPAATGQLLARSLAGMMAVAVVAGLVSSLTGLYVAYYADVSPSAAIVLVATGIFALAFLLRRLRAAARRALPEAAPSGPPS; this is encoded by the coding sequence ATGCTGACCATCCTTGACCCCTTGTGGGAGCCGTGGACGCTGGAGTTCATGCAGCGGGCGCTGGCGGCCGCCTGCCTGGCCTCGGTGGTGGCGGCGGTAGTGGGCTGCTACGTGGTCCTGAGGGGGATGGCCTTCCTGGGTGACGCCATACCCCACGCGACCTTCAGCGGCGTGGCAGCGGCCTTCTTGTTGGGGGGCAACCTGTATGTGGGTGGCACGCTGGCTGCCCTGGCTACGGCCTTGCTCATCGGCCTGCTGGGCCGTCGTGGCGTCCTGAAGCACGACACAGCCGTGGGCACCGTATTCGTGGCTGCCTTCGCCCTGGGAGTCCTCCTGGCCAGCCGCCGCAGCACCTACACCGTCGACCTGTTCGCCTTCGTGTTCGGCAATGTGCTGGCAGTGGGCTGGGAAGACGTTTGGCTCATGGCCGCCGTGGGTGGCCTGGTGCTGGCCCTGGTGTTCCTCTTCTGGAAGGAGCTGCTCATCGTCAGCTATGACCCCACCATGGCCAGCGCCCTGGGCGTCCCCGTGGAGCTGGCCCAGATGGGGATGCTGGCGCTGGTGGCCCTGACCACCGTCATCGCCCTGAAGGCGGTGGGCATCGTGCTGGTGGTGGCCCTGCTGGTGACGCCTGCCGCCACCGGCCAGCTGCTGGCCCGCAGCCTGGCGGGGATGATGGCTGTGGCGGTGGTGGCGGGGCTGGTCTCGTCCCTCACCGGCCTCTATGTGGCCTACTACGCCGACGTCTCGCCCAGCGCTGCCATCGTTCTGGTGGCCACGGGCATCTTCGCCCTGGCATTCCTCCTGAGGCGACTGCGGGCGGCTGCCCGTCGTGCCCTGCCGGAGGCCGCACCTTCTGGCCCGCCGTCCTAG
- the tpx gene encoding thiol peroxidase, giving the protein MTQVQERPGAVTFRGNPLTLLGPDLQVGDKAPDFRLVDLELRPVTLQDFAGKTLLLTVALSQDTPVCDMQGKRFNELATQVSDDVVIANVTVDLPFALRRWCGANGVDRIKVLSDYQEREFGLKYGILIKELKLLARSVWIIDRNGVIRYKEIVPEVTQEPNYQAALDALQQVVKG; this is encoded by the coding sequence ATGACACAGGTGCAAGAACGACCGGGAGCGGTGACTTTCCGCGGCAATCCCCTGACACTGCTGGGGCCAGACCTGCAGGTGGGCGACAAGGCCCCCGACTTCCGCCTGGTGGACCTGGAGTTGCGCCCGGTGACCCTGCAGGACTTCGCCGGCAAGACCCTGCTGCTGACGGTGGCCCTCTCTCAGGACACCCCCGTCTGCGACATGCAGGGCAAGCGCTTCAACGAGCTGGCAACCCAGGTGTCCGATGACGTGGTCATCGCCAACGTGACGGTAGACCTGCCCTTTGCCCTGCGGCGCTGGTGCGGCGCCAACGGCGTCGACCGTATCAAAGTTCTCAGCGATTACCAGGAGAGGGAGTTCGGCCTCAAGTACGGCATACTCATCAAGGAGCTGAAGCTGCTGGCCCGCTCGGTCTGGATCATCGACCGCAACGGGGTCATCCGTTACAAGGAGATCGTGCCCGAAGTGACTCAAGAGCCCAACTACCAGGCCGCCCTGGATGCCCTGCAACAGGTGGTGAAGGGCTGA